The proteins below come from a single Benincasa hispida cultivar B227 chromosome 4, ASM972705v1, whole genome shotgun sequence genomic window:
- the LOC120076778 gene encoding cytochrome b-c1 complex subunit 7-2, mitochondrial-like isoform X1, which produces MASFLQSFIDPKKNWFARQHMKALTQCLRNYRLRFDLYDPYYDIDVKEALNQLPREVVDAGNQHLKRAMDLSMKHRYLLDDLQLKKERAEREALG; this is translated from the exons ATGGCATCCTTTTTACAGTCCTTCATCGACCCAAAGAAGAACTGGTTTGCTCGTCAACACATGAAAGCGCTCACCCAATGCCTCCGTAATTATC GTCTTCGATTCGATCTGTATGATCCATATTATGATATTGATGTGAAGGAGGCTTTGAATCAACTCCCTAGGGAGGTTGTTGATGCGGGCAATCAGCATTTGAAGCGGGCCATGGACCTTTCCATGAAGCATCGATACCTTCTTGATGATCTTCAA CTaaag AAGGAGAGAGCAGAACGTGAGGCATTGGGATAA
- the LOC120076778 gene encoding cytochrome b-c1 complex subunit 7-2, mitochondrial-like isoform X2 → MASFLQSFIDPKKNWFARQHMKALTQCLRNYRLRFDLYDPYYDIDVKEALNQLPREVVDAGNQHLKRAMDLSMKHRYLLDDLQAMQTQFKSYL, encoded by the exons ATGGCATCCTTTTTACAGTCCTTCATCGACCCAAAGAAGAACTGGTTTGCTCGTCAACACATGAAAGCGCTCACCCAATGCCTCCGTAATTATC GTCTTCGATTCGATCTGTATGATCCATATTATGATATTGATGTGAAGGAGGCTTTGAATCAACTCCCTAGGGAGGTTGTTGATGCGGGCAATCAGCATTTGAAGCGGGCCATGGACCTTTCCATGAAGCATCGATACCTTCTTGATGATCTTCAA GCCATGCAAACACAATTCAAGAGCTATCTCTAG